One genomic region from Vannielia litorea encodes:
- a CDS encoding glutathione S-transferase family protein: protein MGRLVEGVWKDEWYDTKESGGKFVRSTSGFRNWVTADGSAGPSGEGGFEAESGRYHLFVSLACPWAHRTLIFRALKGLEEHIAVSVVHPDMLENGWEFRQDFAGTTGDRLFGKDYLWQVYTHVDPKMSGRVTVPVLYDTKRDTIVSNESAEIIRMLNSAFDGITGNSDDYWPEHLRGEIEEVNARIYDTVNNGVYKTGFATSQEAYDAAVHPLFESLDWLEDRLSRQRYLVGGQITEADWRLFTTLVRFDEVYHTHFKCNRNFLREMPNLWAYSRELYQQPGVAATCVPAHYVRHYHYSHDMVNPNRIIPLNPALDWTEQHGRDALKAA, encoded by the coding sequence ATGGGCCGTTTGGTAGAAGGCGTCTGGAAGGACGAGTGGTACGACACGAAGGAGAGCGGCGGGAAGTTCGTGCGCTCGACCTCGGGCTTTCGCAACTGGGTCACCGCCGATGGGTCTGCCGGGCCAAGCGGTGAAGGCGGGTTCGAGGCGGAGAGCGGGCGGTATCACCTGTTCGTTTCGCTGGCCTGCCCATGGGCGCATCGCACGCTGATCTTTCGGGCGCTGAAGGGGCTGGAGGAGCATATTGCCGTTTCGGTGGTGCACCCGGACATGCTGGAGAACGGCTGGGAGTTCCGGCAGGACTTTGCAGGCACCACGGGCGACCGGCTCTTCGGCAAGGATTACCTGTGGCAGGTCTACACCCATGTGGACCCGAAGATGAGCGGGCGCGTCACCGTGCCAGTGCTCTATGACACCAAGCGCGACACCATCGTGAGCAACGAGAGCGCGGAGATCATCCGTATGCTCAACAGCGCCTTCGACGGGATCACCGGCAACAGCGACGATTACTGGCCCGAGCACCTGCGTGGCGAGATCGAAGAGGTGAACGCCCGGATTTACGACACGGTAAACAACGGGGTCTACAAGACCGGGTTCGCCACCAGCCAGGAGGCCTATGACGCCGCCGTACACCCGCTGTTCGAGAGTCTCGACTGGCTGGAAGACCGGCTGTCGCGCCAGCGCTACCTTGTGGGCGGGCAGATCACCGAGGCCGACTGGCGGCTCTTCACCACGCTGGTGCGGTTCGACGAGGTGTATCACACCCACTTCAAGTGCAACCGCAACTTCCTGCGGGAGATGCCGAACCTCTGGGCCTACAGCCGCGAGCTGTACCAGCAGCCCGGCGTGGCGGCGACCTGCGTGCCTGCGCATTACGTGCGGCACTACCACTACAGCCACGACATGGTGAACCCGAACAGGATCATCCCGCTGAACCCGGCGCTGGACTGGACCGAGCAACACGGGCGGGATGCGCTGAAAGCAGCGTGA
- a CDS encoding mechanosensitive ion channel domain-containing protein — MIFALRCFLLALCLTATLPAAPALAQDSGESQPTGTIGVEESREQDAAIAQRIRTILSELEGYEDVTVAVKSGIVTLRGTTLDAAKARTLNDLVSRVDGVVAIENEVVESTDVVERLNPAVKRFQERITQMIAWAPLLIIALCAFLIVAFLGVLLARMKQPWDRLAPNAFIADIYRMLLRLAFVIAGIVVALDILNATALLGTILGAAGIIGLAIGFAVKDTVENFIASIMLSIRQPFRPNDAIEINGDEGKVIRLTSRATIILSWDGNHIRIPNSTVFKSRIVNFSRNRERRFLFDIGFEGPVDMEAARAIAQETVQALPFTLETPAASVWIDSISDAGIILKVAGWIDQTETSLLLAKGEALRQVKAALEAAGLSIPDTTYRLRLDPPFGALPAPAPTAEEAPEEPMAPTVPETVTPAPTPITETADVGATEEKELEAMVEAERAEEGHEDDLLDNTTKVE; from the coding sequence ATGATCTTTGCCCTGCGCTGCTTCCTGCTTGCCCTCTGCCTCACCGCCACCCTGCCCGCCGCCCCTGCCCTTGCGCAGGACAGCGGCGAGAGCCAGCCGACCGGCACAATCGGCGTGGAGGAGAGCCGCGAGCAGGATGCGGCGATTGCCCAGCGAATCCGCACCATCCTGAGCGAGCTTGAGGGCTATGAGGATGTCACCGTTGCGGTGAAATCCGGCATCGTGACCCTGCGCGGTACCACGCTGGATGCCGCCAAGGCGCGGACGCTGAACGACCTTGTGAGCCGGGTCGACGGGGTGGTGGCCATCGAGAACGAGGTGGTCGAGAGCACTGACGTGGTGGAGCGGCTGAACCCGGCGGTGAAGCGGTTTCAGGAGCGGATCACCCAGATGATCGCATGGGCGCCGCTGCTGATCATCGCGCTCTGCGCCTTTCTGATCGTGGCCTTCCTCGGCGTGCTGCTGGCGCGGATGAAACAGCCGTGGGACCGGCTCGCGCCCAATGCCTTCATCGCCGATATCTACCGGATGCTGCTGCGGCTGGCCTTCGTGATTGCGGGCATCGTGGTGGCGCTGGATATCCTCAACGCCACCGCGCTCTTGGGCACCATTCTGGGTGCTGCCGGTATCATCGGTCTGGCCATCGGTTTTGCGGTGAAGGACACGGTGGAGAACTTTATCGCCTCGATCATGCTGTCGATCCGCCAGCCGTTCCGGCCCAATGACGCGATCGAGATCAACGGCGACGAGGGCAAGGTGATCCGCCTCACCAGCCGCGCGACGATCATCCTGAGCTGGGACGGCAACCATATTCGGATCCCCAACTCGACCGTGTTCAAGAGCCGGATCGTGAACTTCTCGCGCAACCGGGAACGGCGGTTTCTGTTTGATATTGGCTTCGAGGGGCCGGTCGACATGGAGGCCGCCCGCGCCATTGCACAGGAGACGGTGCAGGCCCTGCCCTTCACGCTGGAGACCCCGGCGGCGAGTGTCTGGATAGACAGCATCAGCGACGCCGGGATCATCCTGAAGGTGGCGGGCTGGATCGACCAGACCGAAACCTCGCTGCTGCTGGCCAAGGGCGAGGCGTTGCGGCAAGTGAAGGCGGCGCTGGAAGCGGCGGGCCTGTCGATCCCCGATACGACCTACCGGCTCCGGCTCGACCCGCCCTTCGGCGCCCTGCCCGCCCCGGCTCCCACCGCCGAGGAGGCGCCCGAAGAGCCCATGGCACCGACCGTGCCCGAAACCGTCACCCCGGCCCCGACCCCGATCACCGAAACCGCCGATGTGGGCGCGACCGAGGAGAAGGAACTGGAAGCGATGGTCGAAGCCGAGCGCGCCGAAGAGGGCCACGAGGACGACCTGCTCGACAACACGACCAAGGTGGAATAG
- a CDS encoding DMT family transporter — MTQQTLGILLMIATTFVFAVQDGLSRHLSETYPVMMVVMIRYWFFALFVLTIAARAKGGLKAAARSNRPFLQIFRGVLLAVEICVAVQSFVWLGLVEAHAIFACYPLIIAALSGPVLGEKVGWRRWTAVGVGFCGILVILRPGFGVFTPASLMALASALMFALYGLLTRYASRYDTTATSFFYTGTTGAVVMTAAALWQWTPMTGTDWLWMGSLCLAGVTGHWLLIKTYEVAEASAVQPFAYFQLVFSSIIGVLFWSDILPPATVVGAAIVVSAGLFTLWRERQA; from the coding sequence ATGACCCAACAGACCCTCGGCATCCTGCTGATGATCGCGACCACCTTTGTGTTCGCCGTGCAGGACGGGCTCTCGCGCCACTTGTCGGAGACCTATCCGGTGATGATGGTGGTGATGATCCGCTACTGGTTCTTCGCGCTCTTCGTGCTGACCATCGCCGCCCGCGCCAAGGGCGGGCTGAAGGCGGCGGCGCGCTCCAACCGGCCATTCCTGCAGATTTTCCGGGGCGTTTTGCTGGCCGTCGAGATCTGCGTGGCGGTGCAGAGCTTTGTCTGGCTCGGGCTGGTGGAGGCCCATGCGATCTTTGCCTGCTACCCGCTGATCATCGCCGCCCTCTCCGGCCCGGTGCTGGGCGAAAAGGTGGGCTGGCGGCGGTGGACCGCGGTGGGCGTGGGGTTTTGCGGCATTCTCGTGATCCTGCGGCCCGGCTTTGGCGTATTCACCCCCGCTTCGTTGATGGCACTGGCCAGCGCGCTGATGTTCGCGCTCTATGGGCTGCTGACGCGCTACGCCTCACGCTATGACACCACGGCCACGAGTTTCTTTTACACCGGCACCACGGGGGCGGTGGTGATGACCGCCGCCGCGCTTTGGCAATGGACCCCAATGACCGGTACCGACTGGCTCTGGATGGGGAGCCTGTGCCTGGCCGGGGTGACCGGGCATTGGCTGCTGATCAAGACCTACGAGGTGGCCGAGGCAAGCGCGGTGCAGCCCTTTGCCTATTTCCAGCTGGTCTTCTCGTCGATCATCGGGGTGCTGTTCTGGAGCGATATCCTGCCGCCCGCGACGGTGGTGGGCGCGGCCATCGTGGTGAGCGCGGGGCTGTTCACGCTCTGGCGCGAGCGGCAGGCCTGA
- the mnmD gene encoding tRNA (5-methylaminomethyl-2-thiouridine)(34)-methyltransferase MnmD, with amino-acid sequence MHHHPARLAWRDNGTPVSTKFDDPYFSLENGLAETRHVFLAGNGLPERLRAGFHVAELGFGTGLNLLALWAAAREAGVAVRYTGFEAFPMTAEEAGRALAPFAGAFPDLVETLVVQWPEAGGRMSAEGLEAEVITGDARACLPGWDGLADAWFLDGFSPAKNPELWEPELMAEVARHTAPGGTFATYTAAGHVRRALEAAGFAVTRQPGFGRKRHMSTGTLA; translated from the coding sequence ATGCATCACCATCCCGCCCGGCTCGCATGGCGCGACAACGGCACCCCTGTTTCGACAAAGTTCGACGACCCCTATTTCTCGCTGGAGAACGGGCTGGCCGAGACGCGCCATGTGTTTCTTGCGGGCAACGGGCTGCCAGAGCGGCTGCGTGCGGGGTTTCACGTGGCGGAGCTGGGGTTTGGCACCGGGCTGAACCTGCTGGCGCTCTGGGCCGCCGCGCGGGAGGCGGGGGTGGCGGTGCGCTACACCGGGTTCGAGGCCTTCCCGATGACGGCGGAGGAGGCGGGCCGCGCGCTGGCACCCTTTGCCGGGGCCTTCCCCGATCTGGTTGAAACGCTGGTGGTGCAGTGGCCCGAGGCAGGCGGACGGATGAGCGCCGAGGGGCTGGAGGCCGAGGTGATCACCGGGGACGCGCGGGCGTGCCTGCCCGGCTGGGATGGCCTTGCGGATGCGTGGTTTCTCGACGGGTTCTCGCCCGCGAAGAATCCCGAACTCTGGGAGCCGGAACTGATGGCCGAGGTCGCCCGCCACACCGCGCCGGGCGGCACATTTGCCACCTACACCGCCGCAGGCCACGTGCGCCGGGCGCTGGAGGCGGCAGGCTTTGCCGTGACGCGCCAGCCCGGCTTTGGCCGCAAACGCCACATGAGCACCGGAACACTGGCATGA
- a CDS encoding NAD(P)/FAD-dependent oxidoreductase, producing the protein MSMADITVRGAGVFGLSVAWACLRRGAKVRVIDTRGVGAGSSGGVVGALAPHVPENWNPKKAFQLESLLAAEAFWEGVKTTGGVDPGYARSGRVQPVVPGGEALARAREAGAAELWQGRASWQVVDHAPAFAPLSKTGLWVHDTLTARLHPARACAALAAAITAAGGEVLMGEVEEQGRVVWATGAEGLAALSADLGKTVGAPIKGQAALLHFSAPEAAQLFADGLHVVPHADGTVAIGSTSEREFDGLETDTQLDALIEKAATLVPLLHGAPVVKRWAGLRPRARSRAPMLGAWPGRDGHYIANGGFKIGFGMAPGVARVMADLVLDDRDSIPQGFRVEDSL; encoded by the coding sequence ATGTCCATGGCAGACATCACAGTGCGCGGGGCAGGGGTCTTTGGCCTCTCGGTGGCGTGGGCGTGCCTCCGCCGCGGCGCCAAGGTGCGGGTGATCGACACGCGCGGCGTCGGCGCAGGCTCCTCCGGCGGGGTCGTCGGCGCGCTGGCCCCCCATGTGCCCGAAAACTGGAACCCCAAGAAGGCGTTTCAGCTCGAGAGCCTGCTTGCGGCAGAGGCGTTCTGGGAAGGCGTCAAAACCACGGGCGGGGTCGATCCCGGCTATGCCCGCAGCGGGCGCGTGCAGCCCGTGGTGCCGGGCGGCGAGGCGCTGGCCCGCGCGCGCGAGGCCGGGGCCGCCGAGCTCTGGCAAGGTCGCGCCAGCTGGCAGGTGGTCGATCATGCCCCCGCCTTCGCCCCGCTCTCCAAAACCGGCCTCTGGGTCCACGATACTCTCACCGCGCGGCTCCACCCCGCCCGCGCCTGCGCCGCGCTGGCCGCCGCGATCACGGCGGCGGGCGGCGAGGTGCTGATGGGTGAGGTCGAGGAACAGGGCAGGGTGGTCTGGGCCACCGGTGCCGAGGGCCTCGCCGCCCTCTCTGCTGATCTCGGCAAGACCGTCGGCGCGCCGATCAAGGGCCAGGCCGCGCTGCTGCACTTTTCCGCCCCCGAGGCCGCCCAGCTCTTCGCTGACGGCCTCCACGTGGTGCCCCACGCCGATGGCACCGTCGCCATCGGCTCCACTTCCGAGCGGGAGTTCGACGGGCTGGAGACAGACACCCAACTCGACGCCCTGATCGAAAAAGCCGCCACCCTCGTGCCCCTCCTGCACGGCGCGCCGGTGGTCAAACGCTGGGCCGGCCTGCGCCCCCGCGCCCGCTCCCGCGCGCCCATGCTCGGTGCATGGCCGGGCCGCGACGGGCATTACATCGCCAACGGCGGCTTCAAGATCGGCTTCGGCATGGCCCCCGGCGTGGCCCGCGTCATGGCTGACCTCGTGCTCGACGACCGCGACAGCATCCCGCAGGGCTTCCGGGTCGAAGACAGTCTGTAG